Below is a window of Chaetodon trifascialis isolate fChaTrf1 chromosome 17, fChaTrf1.hap1, whole genome shotgun sequence DNA.
tgtgtgtgtgtgtgtgacaataaatcttcttcctcttcacgCTGTACAAACAACAAAGTTAAGCCACTTCAGACGCAGTGTGCTCATTCCTCCTGAGATCCTTTTTGTATGTGGTTTTATTAACTGTCATCCAgatttgaaaaacacacacaaaaaatgaaatgcataaaGACGCAACCATAACGCCATAACTCTCCACACACCTGCTCccagacatgcacacataaaaagACATTGAAACCCGCACAGCCCAGCCCAGACCAGTACCGTGTGTGCTGCTGTAGGTGACTGAGCTGCCTGAATGTTTTCTGGCAGTAGGAGCAGGTGTAGGGCTTGGCCCCGGTGTGGATGCGGATGTGCTGGGACAGGTAGCTGGAGTTGGCGAAAGACTTGGAGCAGTGGGGACACTTGTGGGGCTTGGCCTCAGTGTGGTTTCTAACACGGGAAACCGGGATTGGAGGgggtgaggaggtggagagagagaaacagagagagaaaaagcgagatatTTTTAAGCTACAGCATGACCAAACTTCACGAAGAACCGAAATCATGCGTTAAAGTTAACAGGATCTGCGATCGGCTGCGTTGATCACAGATCATCGGGTTCGACAGTGTGCTCTTTGTGCTGTGTCTGAgttgtgaaaacacagaacGAAAACATACAGCAAGCACAGTCacgcttctctctctctctcgctctctctctctctctcttgcagtcTCTCCATTTGGTGTGCCCTGCTCTGGGTGGAGTGTGACTGTGTCTATGAAcgtcagcctctgctgcagtcAAACTAAAACGTGAATTGAAGATGAGTGGCAGGCCAGCGGAGCGCAGCTTCCTGTTTAAAATTAATGGCCTGAAACCCACAAAGAAAACTCGGTGCATGGCAATAAGGGAAATGAGAACACAAAGAAGGTGAAAGACAAGGTCAAACGTGAAAATCATAGCGGCATGAATGGGAGTCGGGCGCTTTCATCCCTTCCATGGTCACACAGGTACACGTAATGCCAGTAAAACCATTCGCAGTGGTGGATTAGTGGCTTTATCTGTTCATGGGGGAGTGTGAACCATGCAGGCAGACTCAGTGCAGTCAAAGAATGGCGAAAGCAGCGGGGGGGTGCATTGTTTCAAGGGGGTCAATTATCAGACAAATGGCATGCGAAGTGGACTCACACTTGTGTGATTAAAGTATGAGACTGACTTTCCAGCTGACAACATATCTAATAATCAACTCTGTCATTTAGAAACAGTTATTTCTCCAACAGAGGGCTGCAGGAGTGAGTCCTAAAACCTGGAAATTAGTTagcactgctgcactttgtgttgaAGTCGGTGGGTTTCTGCGTAGGTTTTTGGTTAGGTGCCTGAAATGAGGTCTGTGGTTAACCCAAGCTGAAGAGATGTGAATTGAACTTGTGAATTTGAAGCTTTTATGTGTGTTAAAAAGGCGGTCGCTATCAAGAGGCTAAATGAGACCACAGAGGTTACGGCCTTGTTGTATAGTGTAGGAGGAATATTATGATGGTGATGTTGAAGTCTTGCGACCAACCATGGTGTAATTCAGTTATAGCCTAATGCTAGCTCTTTACTCCTGGTTATTGCGTTTATGCTTCAAAAATCCTAAGAAGTGTTGTCCATTTGTGAAGATTAATTAGTTGAATAAAATGTGTAAGTATCCCAAACATTTATTGCCCCAGAGCTTATGTTCTGCAATAATCAAAAATAATGCTAACGGCAACGCTAACGGCCGCGTTGGCCAGTAAACAAACCTCCCTGCAGGACTGTGACCTCAGCCAAAATTcaattttcactgctttttccATCTGACATGAAATTCACATGAAAGCGGGATGTTTTAACTCTACATGTGGTGCAGAAAAGCCTCCAGCAGGTGCTTCAAACCAAAGCGGATGTTAGAGGGATTTGTGTGAAAACGGCGGTGAATCAAAGGAAACAGAATAACTGAGAAGAGGCAGCATGCATGCAGCGCCAAGCTAATGACAGAATCACCAGCAGGATGAGAGCAGTAACACCAACCACCTGCTCACTGGATGTATACTTTGGTGGTAACTGATGGTGTTGGTTCACCTCCACCAAACATGCAGCTGTTAAATTCAATGATGAAGCTGGCTTCAGTTACCAGAAAAGATCaatacataaaaatatcaaGCTTACAATGATTTAAGGTTCCTTCAAAGGTGATTCTTAAAAAGAGCTTTACACCGTCAGCACTCTCCCAAAACCCCGGCACATCCCCAACTGCCTGCCCATTCCTCCCTACACCAGTCACCACACACAGGCCCACACACATGCTTtaacaacatgaacacacacacagagaaaccaCACACAGCACTCAGACCAGTACCGTGTGTGCTGCTGTAGGTGACTGAGCTGCCTGAACGTTTTCTGGCAGTAGGTGCAGGTGTAGGGCTTGGCCCCGCTGTGGATGCGGATGTGCTGGGACAGGTAGCTGGAGTTGGCGAAAGACTTGGAGCAGTGGGGGCACTTGTGGGGCTTGGCCTCAGTGTGGGACTTGGCGTGGATCTGCATGTCTGACTTGCTGAAGAACGTCACCGCACACATCCGACACCTTCGcgagtgagcgagagagagagagagagagagagagagagagagaaaaccttTACGGCACACACAACAGTCAAAGAGACTCAATGTTGGCCTACAAGCAGGATCACCAACAACAATGTCTGTCTCCGATCCAAACATCCACTACCTGTAGGATTTGGGGCCATCTTTGTTGGTATGATCATCCTCATCATTGGACAGGTCATAGGGGTCCGCAGTGTGATGCTGGAACACAATAACAACGTGTTAGCTATGAAGAAAAGCACAACCACCAAGCGTTCATGCAGCGTAGAAAATCAGTGACAACTATATCAGAAATCTCccaaaagcaaaagaaaaggaaCACAGGAGAGCCTCACCTGTCCACCAGCAGCAAGGTGTGCCAATATTAACGCATCGCTTCCTGCAGGGAGGACCCCACCCACTCCAGCCACTCTTCCCATCACCTGCTTGCTCTTCCTGCCTCGCTTTGATGGCGTCGGCATCACAACCGCAGGAGGGACAGCGATGTCCTCCTTCTTGTCTGGAAACAagagaaaagtaaaaagaaagcaaagacaaaagaggggaggaaagggagCGCTGGGCGGTGTCGTGTGAGGACGGCGTCGATCAGAGGTGGAAACACGTGACGTAGTCAGTCCCACACATCACCTACATGAGCTGCCTCGGTCAGGAGCAACACAAGGTCTTATGAAAGGGAGTGGACACACACGAGCGTGTGCATGCTCGCATGTGCatggcagaaaaataaatgaagcgTGGGCAGAAAAGGAGAATCGCTGTGTTCGATCTCAGGAGATGAAATGTTTGAAGAATTCCAAACATCGAGAAAAAACAGGATCTTATTACATCAAACTAATGACAAATCATCGTCTTTATGTTCGTGTCATGGTGCCCTGGAGTGAAGCgctccctcctgctccaccaGAGCCGCTCGCTGGCCATCAGCGTTTACAGTGGGCAGTTTTTAATTGTGCCTTTTACTGTGCAGACTGTAATGAAAAAGCTGATACAGTCCTCTGACTAAAACATGATGAACGTGAACGAAAATGTTGGAGTGACTGCGCCTGTGCTTTACCTGTATTTGAGGGGTGCAGTGCAGACACTATCATGGTGGTGGCAGTGTGGGGTCCAGTTACAAAGGACTGCGTGGAGGCAGTGGGGACCAGTGTGCCTTGAGGGGTGGTGATCACTAACCCcgctgagaggaagagagaaactgTGATCCGGCTGTCCATTTggtcaaaacaaacacttaaCATGAATTCTCTCAACGTTTTATGCTGCTATTCCAACCAAGAGTAGCTCACAATATGTACACTGTTCTGATAACCTTCATCGCAGACAAGGCGAATATTTAAAGCCGCAGAAGTATTTTGTATAAGGGTCAGAGGCAAAGCGCTAAAACTGACTTTTTCTTTACAAATGATTCAGATTAATATTCTTTAACAATCTTGAACCTTAAAACTGCTGCTTATAACGAGACTTTGATGGATACAAAGTTTGTAACTGTTGCagttaaatatttttgtgttccTGACACCAACAATCACGACACAGAAATGGCAAATGGGGTGGGGGTGTCATGATTCAGGCGGGAAACAGGCCACGGTGGTCCACTCACCAGCAGTCATGATACCCGTAGAGGGAACAGGCACGACGGTGATGTTCTGGGAGGTGTGCGACTGGTGCAGGTGTCCCCCGACCACACTTAAAGGTGCGCCGCCGCTGTTTCCACCGCCTCCTCCTGCGGTGCCCCCACCTCCTTCCTGTTTGGGAACCACCCGCACCCCGCCCCCCGCGTCCATTGAGCCGGGGATGGCGAGCACAGCCGTGGGGTAgtggggggaggaggtggaagacGCAGAGGAGTGAGGGAAGGACGGCGCATTGGTCTTCTCTGGACCGAGCTGCTCCTTTGTCTTGTTCAGGAACATGGCGTTCTCAATCTAGACAGGGATGAGTACGGGGGCGGGTTGGAGGTAAAAGgacggagaggaggaagggtgAAGTcataaagaagaaagaagtaTGGGATGGGTGAGGCCGTATGAGATGAGGAAGATGGGTGGAGTATAAATAGAGGCGTTGAGGTGTATGAGGAAGGAAGGGGAGGCAGATTGGAAGAAGTTGAAAGGAGaaagaacagaagaggaggaatgagAGCAAAGGACAGGATGGAATAGAAGACAAAAGGGAGGAAGTGTGAGGGGGAGTGAAGGATGGGTTAAAAACACAGGAGCAGATGGGGGTGATAGAGGGAGAGGCAATAAAggtgagagaaaatgtgtgtgaggaagcggcaaagaaagagggagagaagaaaaagaaggagaacaAGGAGGGAAGAAAATGGTAGCAAAAGAGTGATTTCAGTTAGCAGATGGTGGAAGTGAAGGACAGGAGTTGATAATGGTTAGATCCATGTAGGGAgaagacggaggaggaggaggaggaggaggaggaggagaagaaggcaATGGGAGAGAACAGACAACGGAGGCCAGGTGAGATGcgaaaagcaaatgaaaaaaggaacaaaggGAGGTtgaagagatgagagaggagagggacaggaatGGTCATGTGATCAAGTGAAGTCATTCAGATAACTTCAATGTGAGCTTGAGCCAACTTCACCAGCTAAGTGAGCATTAATCAGTGAGTTATTAACAATACGTTCAGGGTCAAATCATTGGTGTTATGTAGAGTTCAAAGCATTTCAATTCAAAGTGAGAATCGCTTCCGCATAGCTCATAGCACATACCACTACACCATGTGTATTTCAAGACAATTCCAACAATAAGGTTGTCTCTACCTGTCCTTGTACAGTGGGGACGGGAGACCAAAAGTATGATGAGTTGAAATGGGAATCGTCCATTATTTCTGTAATTAAAAAGCAACACACTTAGAAATCACCcgtccttctcctcctcttcctccttcctactaagctcttctctttgtttttttactttcatgTGAAACGAGACCATGCATGGCTGCGTTTCAATCATCTTAGTTTGCTTCCTTTCCATATATCCTCTCCTCTTATCACCTGACGCACTGAACATGCCGAGTACACAGATTAGTGTGGGATACGAACACAAGCCAGCAGCCGAAATTTCCACTGTGGCTGGTTAACGTCTCTACTCAAAATGCCACTTTGCATCCACTGCTTTCAGGGACCCCAAGATGGCTCTTACAAAACTGACTTGTTTTTAAGTTTAAGcaaaattttttttaatatttgatcaGATTTACAGAGCAGAGGATGTGAGAGGAATCAGGTAAAGATGTTCATCACGTAAGggatggacaaaaaaaaaaaatcaacaggaggacagaagaggaaagagtTGAGATAACACTCGTTATTATCAGTCTTTGAGGCTTTGGATCATGTTATGTAACTCAGCCCATGCACTTCATCTCTGGTCCCTCACAGTTTGTGCTGCTATTAACAAATCCGGCTGCTTCATCAGCAACATGTTAATGAGTCTAGTTTTGGAAAACACAGAGGCCTGCTTTCCCAAACTAGATGCTAGTACTGTGTGGGCTGAGAGTAACATCCTCTCTGAGACTGCATACGCTTTGCTGAAGACAACACTCAGTGTTTCAAAGATCCACTGTCTATCTTCTCATTAGCAAACCTCTGATCTCTGCTTCCTGATCACCtcccactcactcacacacaggcaacaTGTTTTCTGGAGCACAAAGAGGGAAGTTTCATAGTTTCACTGGACTATTCGGCATGCATTTGCACTTTATTCTCCTCGCTTTGCCACTGTTATCGGCTAATAGCAAAAGAGGTTTTGAGCTTTGGTTTCAGTATGCATGTGAAAATCGTGAATGCCATGCATTACCATTTTGCTCGCATACCAAGAAAAGCATGCATGTAATTACATGTTAGTAAAACTCAACTGACACCTAAAATAACCTCTAAATGTTTAGCCCTTCAGGGAAATATGGGCccatgaaaaataaacttcaacataaaaaaaaaatacccaaACAAAATTAAGTCTGCAACAATTAATGCAACGACATATTTCATGCAAAACACTGGCAATGCATAACTCAAGGCATGTTTTACGTTGATTTTCATGAGCCTCCTATCCCTCCTGTAGTTGCACAAGCTATAAATAAATGACGGGACAAGGCTCTGGGGCCAATTAATTCATTTCTCGCAGACTGTAAGCGACTTAGGGGCTGTTATTAGTGCGGTACAAAGTCACCGTTTCACTGCTCTAAGAGCCATTTTTGACGAAGGGCACAAGCTGGCTCCCAAACTGTGGCACTGCTAGCTGCGGCTGGCGTTAGCGCTGATTGATGAAATCTTGTCAATTAGGATTAGAAATCGTGTAACTCGGGGAGCCCCTTGCAAAGCAGTCAGCCTGGAAGAGCCTAACCAGCCGGCCAGCGCTTAATGAGATATCTGAgttgtaaacaaacatggctaGCGTTAGCTGCTTAACGCTACAGGACAAGGggcgctaacgttagctaacttgCCTCCATTAATTTTCTCCTTTTGTTCGCTGGCTTGCTCTAGCTACGAGGAGGCCTGTATATTCATATGCTTAACTGGCTTGTCGCTGAGTAAACACAAACATCCGCGCTCCCTACGCCTCCATTCCTCACTCCCTGCTCATCTCgctgagagaaaataaaaaaagagaaaaaaaagtgtcgaataaaaaaaaaaaaaaaaaaaacgaagacagaaaaaaaaacgtCGACGCCGTTGCCTCTGTTGGAGACGCAGCTTCATGCAGACTTCCGGCGGCTGGGACGACAGTGctctcagacacactgaaaataaCAGATAATTAACAACCGACGAATAACTCCTTTTGTTAATTACCGGTGAAATCGATTCCCCGTCAACCCCCCCGGAGCTTCCTCGGGTCGGGACAGTTGGGAAACTTTGTCCAAATCCGCCCCTCAAACCCCTCAGATATGCGTTTTTTTCTtcgttttttttccttttttttccctccagctctcctcGGCAGAGTCAAGACAGTCGAACAGTTAAACGGCTGCGTGTCCGGTcacacttttcaaaataaaagctagATTGATTAATATCGATCGCGTTTTAATCAGAAAACCAGGCCTACAAATGCCTTACAAATGCATTTAAAGCATAAATGGAAATCGTAATCAAATATAACAAATGTTGGCTCTCCATAGCCAAATATCATTATCAAACTACTACACCGACCGTTTATTTGGCAACAGACACCACTCTCGATGTAATGTAGTTGTTCCACAGACTGTTTTGAATTTTGTCTTATAAACACATATTTAGGCACCTTTTTCTCAGACGGGTTCTGTGTTAATTTTGAAGACATCATCCTCTTATTTCCTGTACTTGTTCGGCTACTTCTTGTTAACTTGACACAACGTCCATTCAGTGCCTTCCGGTTTGTTAATTATCCCGTCAGTGTGCGGGGTTGAGTGCATCATTACGATTATTAGTTTCTGTGCAGATTTGGGCCTTATATTGGACGATGCGAGTGTGTTCTTCAGCATAATATAGttattaaattaatttcaaCAGCCACACTTCCAATTTAAAAGTCGCccatgctgcagtgtttttgtagcCACAATGTCCAATCACGACCATTACCTTCCATTTCTATTTAGCCTATGCAGACTTTTACCATCAGGGCTGAGCTTAGACGATTGCTAATTTGAATCAATGGACAAATGAATAAAGATGCAACAACAGCTACAAAACCACCAGGCCactcttgagcaaggcactgatGCTGCAAAGCGATGTGTAGGTGTCAATCAGATACCTGAAATCAACATAAATATTCTTTAGAAGATCAGTGAAAGAAGAACCATACaaatattgagaaaaaaaaaagtttacttGGGCTCCACCATGTAGACGAGCTGTCCTTCATGGGGCCCCATAAAAACAAGATGCAGTTACAGTTCAAAGCAACACAACTTTCCAACTTATAAAACTAAAAACTGGAACAAAAATACAAAgtgaaaaacatgcacaaatcaGATGTGTAAACAAATAAGTAACACAGCAGAATACAGGATATAATTACTCTGCTTTCAGAAACAGTGAAGGACTTCAACAGTTTCCCTTTTGCAATTTAATGATAAAGTTTATTGTGTACAGGTTTCAAGAATAACATTTtcctaaaaacacaaatttcctAAAGTGCACAGACGGTAATGAAAAAGCAACAAAGTGGTACCTTCCATTTTGGCTAAACTTTACCAGCAAACTACAGCAAGAGTTCAAATAACACAGAAAACTCTACTGAACCCGACTACAGTCTAAACACACTGAACGGGAATCACTGGGGCGGCTGTTAGTACGAGTTAGAAGAGCTGTTAAGGGTGACTTGTGAAGTTATATCAAATATATACTTTATAAATACATCTATAATCCCTATGTAGTGCCACTTCAGAGTATCATTACACTTAAAACATCATAAGAGAAGAACAAAGATCACATTTCTCTTTCTAAAGCTGACCAACAGCTAATTCCTCCTGCTTTGGTAATCCCACAGTAACGGCCAGCATCCTGActgaaaacatatgcatttgCACGTTTAATGTACAGCTGAAGTGTGCCAGGTATCTAGGCATGCAtacaaaccaaaaataaaataagattaCCTTCAGAAAGCCATCTCAATGCATTGGGCTGTGCTGCAATCAGCAGTGCAGGGAACAGTCACAGACAGCCAGTGAGCCTTTTCAAATGAGTGTCAtggagcacagagagaggaCTGCAGTGATTGTTGTGATTACGAGATTCTCAAATGTTTCAGTAGCTTTCATGCCAATACAACAGATAGTGTCAACATCAAACGTTTCGAACACccagccagaggttgcggtgAGGTAGAGGGTGACAGCGTGACAGGGTTCAGGTGTAAGGCAAGTCGGAGTAATGACTAATTCACAACACGGGAGATGAATCCACGAGGCTGGAGGTGGACACGACAGACTGTTTGCTTTTAACGTCAGATATCAAACCTTAAACATCTCTTTCCCTGAAGCACAAGCTGACATTCACTTAACAATTACTAATCTAACCGACTGCTAGCATCTCGTTCACATGagctttcattaaaaaaacagtgacacacagttGAGCATTTCAGCTGTGGTATTCCCACTGCTACAACAGAGGCTAAAGCTACACTTTACACCACATTTACCTTTAGTTTCACAGGCTCCACCTTTACGAGAGCTGCTACATAACCGGCCTTTGTAACACAAACGGCACCGCTTTACTGAAGATGTACATTTAGTACGATGTATGTATCACAGGGCTGAACCTGAACTCGCTGATCCAGGTCCAGGCTTCTGTGTTGGTCTGCATCTGCTTTGCTTTAGCGTCTTTAGGAATCGATAGATCCTTCTCAGTTCTGCAGCTGAGCCTGACCTGTGACCCCAGCGTTAAGGACGGACAAAAAGAGGGGGATTAACCCATGACGGTCATCACAGCATCGGGTTAAGACAAAATCAAACTGCTTTTGAGCCATTAGAAACTTTAATTTTGCTCAACAGTGAACTTTCCGCGTGGCGTTGTAATACAAATCGTCATTACAGTGAGCTTAACGGCAAATAGCCAAATCTCCTGAAGTGCTGACATTGTCAGCATTTGACAGAAGGAGCCGTAAGGTTTAAAGTGACCATCGCAGTGCTCTGATGATAAATATAAAACCAATCAGATAATAAACACGTTTAATACAGAAGTGCTTCGTGTAGAACCTGAAGTCAGGGAAGACAGACTAAAGGTGGGTTAGTGTTAATGAACATGCATCACATTTGCTAATACTTCTACATTAAGTGTGGTACACGGCTGGTTTTCACCCTTTGATTGTTCCTACGTCATATTCCCTAAACTCCTCCAAATGTTAACAGTGGACACAAGGACAAGACTAGAAGActtcagcagacacagcagatggagaccacacaaagaaaacaaaggcggatttcaaaaatataaaacatattaatgCAGATTTACAGATGGTATCACAATTTTAATGACCCGTTAGTCTGTGACCATCTGTGACAACTTCAAAGACCAGGCGGCTGCCCTAAAGTCTGTCAGAAAATCATGAAGTGATGGCTTGGTCTAGTGCTGGACGATGTAATGTTAGTAAAATTAGTAAATGAGGGTTATATTTGTATTCAACTTTCATATTAAGATGCACTTAAGGTTTGGCAGCAAGGCAGTGAGCAGGCAGTTATGGATGAGACATTAAAGGTCGTTAAACACATGAAAGACGTCAGACTGCTCAGACGGAGTGATGAAATGATAGAAAGTGCTGCATCCacagaggaaagggaggaaaacaTGTGGGAGGTCATTTGAACGCTTTGTGTTTATACTGACGCAGTATCAGTGGACATAATGgaataaataacaacaaataacTTAAAAGAACAACTGTGGCTGCAGCCAGAGgagctcag
It encodes the following:
- the znf384a gene encoding zinc finger protein 384a isoform X1, encoding MDDSHFNSSYFWSPVPTVQGQIENAMFLNKTKEQLGPEKTNAPSFPHSSASSTSSPHYPTAVLAIPGSMDAGGGVRVVPKQEGGGGTAGGGGGNSGGAPLSVVGGHLHQSHTSQNITVVPVPSTGIMTAAGLVITTPQGTLVPTASTQSFVTGPHTATTMIVSALHPSNTDKKEDIAVPPAVVMPTPSKRGRKSKQVMGRVAGVGGVLPAGSDALILAHLAAGGQHHTADPYDLSNDEDDHTNKDGPKSYRCRMCAVTFFSKSDMQIHAKSHTEAKPHKCPHCSKSFANSSYLSQHIRIHSGAKPYTCTYCQKTFRQLSHLQQHTRNHTEAKPHKCPHCSKSFANSSYLSQHIRIHTGAKPYTCSYCQKTFRQLSHLQQHTRIHTGDRPYKCNHPGCEKSFTQLSNLQSHRRQHNKDKPYKCHNCNRGYTDAASLEVHLSTHTVKHAKLFSCGLCNRSYTSETYLMKHMRKHNPDPLTVAATVAAQQAQGLTPGGGGGRGRGRGRGRGGGGRAGQLPGQTNPNNATQNPNPGPPGSYQSHQQPTEAVVQCPFDLHQYKTVSASEIQYKPVTVADLPVTHKDLCLTVSTSAIQVEHMNS
- the znf384a gene encoding zinc finger protein 384a isoform X2 — translated: MFLNKTKEQLGPEKTNAPSFPHSSASSTSSPHYPTAVLAIPGSMDAGGGVRVVPKQEGGGGTAGGGGGNSGGAPLSVVGGHLHQSHTSQNITVVPVPSTGIMTAAGLVITTPQGTLVPTASTQSFVTGPHTATTMIVSALHPSNTDKKEDIAVPPAVVMPTPSKRGRKSKQVMGRVAGVGGVLPAGSDALILAHLAAGGQHHTADPYDLSNDEDDHTNKDGPKSYRCRMCAVTFFSKSDMQIHAKSHTEAKPHKCPHCSKSFANSSYLSQHIRIHSGAKPYTCTYCQKTFRQLSHLQQHTRNHTEAKPHKCPHCSKSFANSSYLSQHIRIHTGAKPYTCSYCQKTFRQLSHLQQHTRIHTGDRPYKCNHPGCEKSFTQLSNLQSHRRQHNKDKPYKCHNCNRGYTDAASLEVHLSTHTVKHAKLFSCGLCNRSYTSETYLMKHMRKHNPDPLTVAATVAAQQAQGLTPGGGGGRGRGRGRGRGGGGRAGQLPGQTNPNNATQNPNPGPPGSYQSHQQPTEAVVQCPFDLHQYKTVSASEIQYKPVTVADLPVTHKDLCLTVSTSAIQVEHMNS